One window of the Deltaproteobacteria bacterium genome contains the following:
- a CDS encoding tRNA 4-thiouridine(8) synthase ThiI: MTKAIGLISGGLDSILAAKIILEQGIEVVGASFSTPFFGSQGAERAAKELGVLLRLLDITEPHLAILRHPKHGYGNNMNPCIDCHALMLREAGRVMEQVGGDFIFTGEVLGQRPMSQSKAALKVVERESGYEGHILRPLSAKLLPETIPEKEGKVDREKLLDIEGRSRKRQMELSKRYHIRDYLSPAGGCLLTEPVFSRRMRDLFQQRGPFKIRDIELLKVGRHLRLSPDVKVIVGRYAEDNEKILRMTAPVDDLLKVEGYPGPLLLIPNGGALEDIKRAASICVRYSDAPKEEVITVIWRKNGKEKEVQIRSCHPDLPTELMI, encoded by the coding sequence ATGACCAAGGCGATCGGGCTCATATCAGGGGGGCTGGATAGCATCCTGGCGGCCAAGATCATCCTCGAACAAGGGATAGAGGTGGTTGGCGCCTCCTTTAGCACCCCCTTTTTCGGCTCTCAGGGGGCGGAACGAGCGGCCAAGGAATTGGGAGTTCTTCTGCGGCTCTTGGATATAACAGAGCCCCATTTGGCAATACTTCGCCATCCCAAGCATGGATATGGCAATAACATGAACCCCTGTATCGATTGTCATGCCCTAATGTTGCGAGAGGCGGGAAGGGTGATGGAGCAAGTAGGGGGTGACTTCATCTTTACCGGCGAGGTATTGGGACAACGCCCCATGTCCCAGAGCAAGGCGGCCTTAAAGGTGGTGGAGAGGGAGTCAGGCTATGAGGGGCACATCTTGCGCCCCTTGAGTGCAAAGCTGCTCCCTGAGACCATCCCGGAGAAAGAGGGCAAGGTAGATAGGGAGAAGCTCTTGGACATCGAAGGTCGCTCCCGGAAGAGGCAGATGGAATTGTCAAAGAGATATCATATAAGGGATTATCTCTCCCCTGCTGGGGGATGTCTGCTCACTGAGCCGGTCTTCTCTCGTCGCATGCGCGACCTCTTTCAACAGCGAGGTCCTTTCAAGATCAGGGATATAGAGCTCTTAAAGGTGGGGAGGCACCTCCGGCTTTCCCCTGATGTGAAGGTGATAGTGGGGAGGTATGCAGAGGATAATGAAAAGATTTTGAGGATGACTGCCCCAGTGGATGATCTCCTCAAGGTGGAGGGATATCCTGGGCCCCTTCTGCTCATTCCCAACGGTGGGGCCTTAGAGGACATTAAAAGGGCTGCCTCCATATGTGTTCGGTACAGTGATGCACCCAAGGAAGAGGTGATAACGGTGATATGGAGGAAAAATGGGAAAGAGAAAGAGGTTCAGATCCGATCTTGCCACCCCGATCTGCCCACAGAGCTGATGATTTAG